TGGTGACACAAGCTAACAGCTATATGTCCAATATAagataatatactttaaaaaaaagggtGTTCACCTAAGTATGTCCTGGTATAGAATCGTTTACAATTggacaaattgttttatttatctgTTGGCCGTAGTAACAGGCTGGAGTACGTGTTCAGCAGGGGCCAAAGTGCATGGAGTGCTTGTGCTTCAGATGGAGTCGATGGCTAGAGCCGCCTAGTGCCACGGAGCATGCCCAGTTTAAACGACCCTACACCAGGAGGGCAGAAACAGGAAGTGGGACTAAGAGAGAGCCGCTGGCAGAGAGCGATACACGCTGCAGCAGAACAGAGAAGGAACAAGTACACAACATCCCTCACGTACACAAGAGTACACATGCTCAGACTTAGCGTACCATTACGGAGTTATAAATTCGCTTGCACTTTTGACTATGTTCACATTTCCCTCTCAGGATACACTCCAGAACTGAAGACATGATgacactctctctgtctcctctTCTCATTCTCCCCACTCTCCTGAAGTGTAAAGTGAGTTGCTGGTCACGTGAGTCCATGCCTCAGCATACAAGTGGGAGGTCAGCTTTGGGACAGCACTTTAGAATTTGTATTCATGTGGTTCTTCAGGGGAGATATCCCTCTTTGTCTCCCTGTTTCCACCGCTCTGCCTCTCCCTTCTCTTCACTTTGACTCCATGCTAATACAGTGGACTTTCTCCTTTCCATCAAAGCCGGGTATGGATTGTCCGTACTTGTCTACGCACCAGCAGTAACCTCTTCTGCGCCCTTTGGATGGACTGCACTGTGGGGAGAGTGGGTGAGACAGGAAGAGAAATGCATAACCATATGATATTTGGACGGGTAtatgcaaaacagacaacatgCTCCAAATGGAAGAGACAGTGGCATAAACACATATTTCTCATCACATCGCATGTAGGTGAGAGAGAGTAACAGGAATACTAGagccagagagagaaagagagagaaagattggGGTAAAGGAAAGCCAGAGGGGATTCAAGGGGAAGTATGTAAGGAATAGAAGGACAGAgcagtatacagtatacaaaaTATGCATTCTCTTTTGTAATTTGTAACTTAATAATAAGGCACACTGATTATGATTTGTTGCCATTTACAGTATCGTGTCCTGATAAATTAACAATTTGCCTGAAATTATAGAAAAGAAGATCGACTTACTGTGTATTTATTCTTAATGATGATAAATTAGCTCACACATCACATTACAGAAGCAAAAAAATTTCCAATTAAACATTTCCCTTTCTTTAAGTTTTCACTTAGATTTTGAAAAAGATACcagcttttttgcatttttacgtGGACACTAGGttgcacgtaaaaaaaaaaaatgtgtacatacATTTCATTATCAGTTTAGTACTCACTTGAATTCTCTTAATTAAAGCAACAGAACAAGAGACGGAAACATCAACAACAGACGACTGCGTTGCAAGCACTTGTGCGAGAGAATCagttttaaaccagtttacagacATTTTTATTGCTTATAACTTCTGGAAAGAAATCGCGCAAACACTGGACAAGGATGAAATATGCATATGCTTTGCGTTTGCATTAAAATATGGTAGTATGGTTTGGGCTTTAGTCTACTAGCTTAGCACTATTAATAGATGGTTAAGAAAAGCTCTTTTAATAAGCTATTCAGCAAGATATACATAGTTGAGATGAGCATTTCTGTGTATGTGCTATCTGAAATGGATCCCTCAAGCAGCCtggttgtattattttaaatagttatctAAAAGTATCAAAAAAATGACTATAACTTTAAATTTTTTACCATCACAATAACTAAGAATGAATGTCATGATGAATATCAAAATATGCTTAGGCCTATCTCGTGACTGGGTGTAGTTATTTCTCTTCTGCTCGTCTTTCTCTCCTTTGGCAGTGAGCTGGAGACATGTGATAGTCAAACATCGCATCTAAGTTGGAAGAATCCATGCCTGCCATTCACagtgagtgtgtttatgtgtttaagAGAAATAGAAAAATCAATGCATCAAACAATCTGCCTTCTGTGGTTCAGGGGAATTTAACGGACACAGTGAGgtgtacacacatacagtactgtaaaaTGATCTGCAGTGTGTTTACACGCAAGCTTTGACAACTTGTGAATATCaaaatacacataaacacacacaaccaAGTTTTGCTTTTATGAGAGGCTTCAATGTCTCTGTCAGCCTGCTGCTGATGAAATTGTTATTTTGCGTTCATAAAAACAGTTGAAAGTGAGAGGTTAAATTCGAACAAGCTAAAATATTTGCCATGGACTGTTAAAGAGCTTCCAGGACTATTTTAGGAAACTGGCATCAACTCAAAGTCATCTGGAGCTTATTATACTACGCAGgcaaaacaaatacacacacatacacacaaacaaacatgcacacccacccacacacacacatcctcggTGGTATATTCATTAGTGAAAATCTATTCTTTCAGACAcaagggaaagaaagaaagaaagaaagaaagaaagaaagataaacaGACATTGTGCGATGAAGGAGtggatgagtcagagagagagagagagagagagagatcaaaagCAGTTTTATTGAAAGAGTACCAAATTAAAATACCTCAAGCAGAACAAGAGCAGTCTGGGAATGAAACCTGGCCTCTACAATGGGTTGCTTCAAATGTTCATCCTTTCAATTTCTCTCCACACCCACTCTCTGTTTTTGctataacaaatatttatatttgcctAAATATGTAACATATCACTAGACTTTTAATTTTTATCTTTTGGTTATGAGTTTGCCCGAGTCTGAACAAAAGAGAAAGAATAAGTGTACAGGAAGccagtgcttaatttgtaaattaagTCCCAGAGCTAGgactggaaaaaaaattaattgtatgaaaacagttacactttgtactttttttaaaatgttgcaaATTATTGACCACGTTAACATTATACTTGCTTATTCATCAAACATATGGTCATTGCATCAATTTCTTGCAGGGGCATATGAGGTATGGGATCCACTAAAATAGGTGCTGGATCCAATTCCAGAGGAGGTAGATCCGGATCCTGCTTGTTCCGGCACAAATTAAGCCCTGCAGGAAACTACTCAGTGCTGAGCTGCTATGTATTATGGGAATGTTCCATTCAAACTGTACAGGCACACAGGATGCTTTCTGTTTGATGTAAGAGGGACTAATAATGATTAAAGCAAAGTATTTCATTGTACTGCTAACCAGCTAATAAATGTGATatctttaatgtaaataaaagtttttgtcgCATATGACACAATGTGCAACAAGACTAATTGTTGAATGCACAATTTCTATGTATTTGCTGCCCCCGAGTGAAAACTCATTAGTCCCATATCTTGCTCCACATAGCAACATAGTGAATGTGTAGTTAAGACATGTTGTAATACTCTAACTGGCATCCCATATGACCATCACACattacaatactgtacatacccTCAAAACACATAATGGCTTGATTGATGATTGATTACTGCATGTCTAAGCATGTATGTGTGTATCGGAGAAAGATAGAGAGGAGAAACTGTGTGTATATGtaacatatacataaacatacatatatatatatacgtatatatgtgtgtgtgtgtcacaaagCAAGCCTCAGTCAGTCGACGCTGGACCATAATGATGCCCTTATGGGCAGCAGGAAGGCGGAAGGGCATTAAAAGCAGCCACAGGGTAAACACAGACTCATaaaacacccaaacacacacacattcacaatatGTGAATGCAACAACTGCATGTGAATTAGAATGGTGGTTGTTTTCTTTGCCAAACTACGAGCAGTGCATGCATGTATGTTTGTGTCTGTTAGGTAGTATGTCGTTTGGGATAGATGCTGCCCCTTGAGTACATGATCATTGCATACTCATTTTGTTGCAACTGCAAGCACAGACACTAGACTAAGAAaaagtatgaatatatatatatatatatatatatatatatatatatatatatatatatatatatatatatatatatatatatatatatatatatatatatatatatatatatatatatatcaacagaGCCTACAAGTCAAAAATCAGAGACAAACTGAAAGTCCAGGAAGAGCTATTTTGGAAAAGCCTGTGTCTTTGCGAGGTGTAGAATGAAATATATTATGTGTTTGGTGCATGGTTGACCATAACTGTGTATTGGTGTTTGAGTGAGAGCATGTGCACCCTGGATCATTCCCAGCAATGCCTGGCATTCTCTTCTAGTCTCTCACCACGCATCACTGAGATCCTATTCAGCATGAGAGCTTAAGTGGACTGCCTGGCCCTGGGAGAGCTAGGAAAACCAGTGGATAAGGGGGCCAAGCAATGCTCCAGCCTAGAGCAGAAGTACAGTAACCTAGGTGAGAAATTTGTCTGGATTGGGATGGGTGGAGGGGGGATGGCGGCACTGGGGCCAGCATGCCTGGCCTCCACTAACACACTGAGCCAATTCATATAATCAAGGATAAAATTAGCATGGATTGGACTCTGCTATCCCCAGGAATGGCCTTCAGACACACATACCCCCACATACATATACAAACGCTCCCATTACAGATCTTATTCTGGGGAGTGTAGGGACACCCAGGCATCCAGGACATCTACAGTTTACTTGTGTGAGTATGTATGCACAGGAGTTTGtgcaagtttatttttaatggcaaaataaaaatgaatgactcCGATCTCAGGGTCGACCAAGACTCAGGCTTCAGCTCACCACGGTGGAAGCAAAGGGATTTCAGTTGGAGTCATCTGGAAGCGAATCTGATCAGCTTGATCTTCATCGAGCACACTCTCATGTATGGACACAGCCTTTCAGACAGATGTTCTTCTACTATTACCAGAGATCAAAGCACAGGGGTTTGATCTTACGAAACAAACTAGGATATATTTGTGCACGCCAGATACAGGAGAGGATGTGGCATGGCTTGAATGTATTATGTTGTTTGTGCTCAAGTACACGGTTTGTATTTTGCTGGTTTGTTATGTCTCCTGCTGTCACTGTAAAACTAACTTATAGTGATTGATTAGTTGTTTTGTTAACCTGTCTCTGTCCTTTCTTTCAAACATGGATTTTAAATGGCCATGGGATAGTCACGTACAGCAGAGTACAGAGGGCAGGAACAGGATTGGAAAATGTCAAAGCCAGATTTGCTCTTACACTTACTGACAGAACACGAGAACGGTCGCCAAAACTTTATTTGTTACAGGTGCCACTATGAATCTCTCTCAGGCAATCATGCAAACCATCTGTAAGAACCTTGTCTCTTCCCTTAAGGGTTTGCTGAGACCTGAGACCTTGAGACCTCAACTTATCACTTTCTCTACATTCTGAGATCTAGCCCTGGAGCACtgcctgttttatttaaaaacccagGGTCCGTTTAATGGGTTACATGTTCAATGTAACCACATGCTATTAAGCATGTGTGCGGGTATACGACTGCATATCAGCGCACTCCAGTGCACAGAGGTAGGCTCCAAACTTTGaagattcagcatgaagcagctCCTAAGCAACATGTGTTTCACATTGATCTCAATCTCATCCTCTTTTTGAAACCCTTCCATCTCTATCTCTCCTTTTCTCAGTAACCACAGTGTTGTCATTAGGCCTTCAGGGGTCACTTTGGTATCTgtcagagtgtttttttttttaaaacccaaCAACAAATAATTCCCAAATTCACCCAAACTCATTAGGGCCATTCAGACAAGGTCCTTTGACTCATGTTCTTAATAGGGGGGTTGTGGGTGACTCACACATTTCCGAGAATTGCATTTGCCCCCACCAACTACCTTGTTCAGACTCACTCATGCACCCTGTCAATTCAGGAAACAACAGATACTTTCAAGAACCAGCATGCACATATAAATAGGCCCCCACCCAATTTCCAATACTGTTGTGACAGTTGCCATGACAGTTAACTTATCGTCTTGTACATGGATGCTGGTAGAATAATAGTTTGAGCAGCTGGGCTGATTACAGGTTACATGTTTGATCCCAGGTAAGGATGGCCTAAAAATAGCATCCCTATTTCTCCCTTGAACAAGATAATTAGTCAAATGGGAGATAGGCCCTGTAATTGGTGCAAAGTAAGTgactttaaataaaaagcatctgcaaaaggTAAGTCAAGGCACTTGGTTAAAAGGTATTTACCTGTTTTTTCTTGTAGAAACCCTTTTGGTCACAGTTTGGAATGTGGAAGCCTCCTGGGTTCAGCACATTTGAGATCTTAAAAGTCTTCATAACACTCTCCATCTTCCGACGACACGGGCCctgtacaaacacacagacaATGCAAAATTACAGGAAACATCCTACTTACAAACATGTCAGGAGATTTGAGAGACAAACAAGGAGAATGGGAACTGAATGTACTCCACTCCAAAACATGCTTTGTCTCAAAAAGAGTGCTTACATATTCAGTTTCTCCCTTTGACTCCAGACTGAAGTTGTGAATATCTGTATGAACTGCAATGGAAACTGGTTCTCCTTTAAAGATCTGACTTttcttgttttgattttttttaataatcacttCTTTGGGGTGCGGCATATGATCTATGGGCTTTATTTCATTCCTCTGCCCTCCCGGTATGTCCCCGGAAACAGTTGTCGTGTCCTGGACTGTCTCAGCAACCCCTGCGCCTGTTGTCCTGGTATCATTGGACACAGTTTCCCTTCCTTCCTCCTCAGGGTTATCTGAATCAAAAGAGAAGTGTATTGATAAACAAGTACAATCtgacaattaacaaaagcataaTTTGTACAAAAGCATGTTTGCATTAAACAGAATAGCACAAGAGgtccaatcctgatcctggagggccaatgtcctgTAGATTTTAGTTCAGTCCTGCCCCAACATGAAGAAATGTCTAGCagtcctgaagaccttgattaactGGTTTAGGTGTGTTTAATGAGGATTGGTCTAAACTCTGCAGTATAGCAGTCTTCCAGAAACAGGATTGGACAGCCATGGAATTGCATAAACCTAAACATCTAACGACAAACAGTAGTTCAGTGATGACGTCAATTTGTAGGCCATTCCAGATGGCTAATTTGCCATCAGTTCCCTTGGGAATATCTCATGGGTTGGGGTTTTAGCATAGTGGTTTTCGATTTATGAGTAAGGTTTAATGTGGTTAACACTACTTGAAAAGCCTTACTGAGTCATACCTAAAACCAGAATTGTGCAGTcgttgtgtttatttaaaatgtaagttgcTACATAAAGACTACACAACTTGTCCGATTCGTCAACCCTGTGGTAATTGTAGTCGTTATTTAGCAACATTTATTCTTTGAAAAAACTCAGAAGCTTCCAAATGCAGTTCTGAGCTATGACTGCGTAACTTATGCAGTAGAACAAAATGTGAAAGTCTCTGCAAGTAGTGTTTACCACAGgccttattttactcataaatcgAAAAACCGCTATtctaaaaaaacattggaaattcCAGAGGGAACCCATGGCTAGAAAATGCTAATTCTCTTCCAGATTTTTGGACTGCAGGCTGAACAGTTCTATTCTAAGGTTTTTTAGTTGCTTTTACAAGCACTCATTTATACTATAAAGTGTAAATGCTCGTtgaaagaagagaaagagataTAGAGAAGGGGGATGGGGAACCAGAGAAGTGATAGTATTTATAGTACACCAA
The sequence above is a segment of the Carassius gibelio isolate Cgi1373 ecotype wild population from Czech Republic chromosome A20, carGib1.2-hapl.c, whole genome shotgun sequence genome. Coding sequences within it:
- the igfbp3 gene encoding insulin-like growth factor-binding protein 3; its protein translation is MTGLCALCLTALLAAFARLAESVSPVVRCEPCDDGAMVLCKPLPRDCAEPVKEPGCGCCMTCPLTEGQACGVYTGRCGTGLSCQHRPGESKPLQALLEGRGVCADKKHSGNPSHGQDNPEEEGRETVSNDTRTTGAGVAETVQDTTTVSGDIPGGQRNEIKPIDHMPHPKEVIIKKNQNKKSQIFKGEPVSIAVHTDIHNFSLESKGETEYGPCRRKMESVMKTFKISNVLNPGGFHIPNCDQKGFYKKKQCSPSKGRRRGYCWCVDKYGQSIPGFDGKEKVHCISMESK